The following proteins are encoded in a genomic region of Desulfosporosinus youngiae DSM 17734:
- a CDS encoding TrpB-like pyridoxal phosphate-dependent enzyme, with product MARIPYKIYLSEDEMPKRWYNLKAVMKELPTPFIHPATLKPCTAEDLHPVFCKELVDQEFNTTDQYIDIPEEITEYYKTYRPSPLVRAYSLEKMLDTPAEIYYKFEGTNTSGSHKLNSAAAQVYYAKKQGLTSLTTETGAGQWGTALSMACAYFNIPLKVYMVKISSQQKPYRKAVIETYGGKVIPSPSDTTEIGRKILAENPGTGGSLGCAISEAMEVALKTENCRYVLGSVLDHVLLHQSIIGEETRIACEKYDINPDILIGCVGGGSNFGGLIAPFVGDKIAGKNNMRIIAVEPASCPTLTRGKYAFDFGDTGKMTPLIRMYTLGSGFIPSPNHSGGLRYHGMSPIVSKLYHDGYFEARAEEQSKIFDAATMFSRSEGILPAPESSHALKVAIDEALRCKESGEKKTILFGLTGTGYFDLAAYMSYNDGTMTDYIPSDTDLEKGFASLPEVQVRF from the coding sequence ATGGCAAGGATACCGTACAAAATCTATTTAAGTGAAGATGAGATGCCTAAAAGATGGTACAATCTGAAAGCAGTAATGAAAGAACTGCCGACCCCCTTCATCCATCCGGCGACCTTAAAGCCGTGTACAGCCGAAGATCTTCATCCTGTGTTTTGCAAAGAACTGGTCGATCAAGAATTTAACACCACAGATCAATATATCGATATCCCGGAAGAGATCACCGAGTATTATAAAACCTATCGTCCTTCTCCCTTGGTCAGAGCCTATAGTCTAGAGAAGATGCTTGATACACCGGCTGAGATTTACTATAAGTTCGAAGGAACAAACACCTCAGGCTCCCATAAGCTAAACTCAGCAGCGGCACAGGTCTATTATGCCAAAAAGCAAGGGCTGACCAGTTTGACAACGGAAACAGGTGCCGGACAATGGGGTACCGCTTTGTCAATGGCTTGTGCTTACTTTAATATTCCGCTCAAAGTCTATATGGTGAAGATTTCATCTCAGCAAAAGCCGTATCGGAAAGCGGTCATCGAAACCTATGGCGGCAAAGTAATTCCCTCCCCATCGGATACGACGGAAATCGGCCGTAAGATCCTGGCGGAAAATCCGGGAACAGGCGGTTCCTTAGGTTGTGCAATATCTGAGGCGATGGAAGTCGCTTTGAAAACAGAAAACTGCCGTTATGTCCTGGGCAGTGTGCTTGACCATGTTTTGCTGCATCAATCAATCATTGGAGAAGAGACGCGGATTGCCTGTGAGAAATACGATATTAACCCAGATATTCTCATTGGCTGTGTCGGTGGAGGGTCTAATTTCGGCGGATTGATCGCCCCCTTTGTGGGAGACAAAATTGCCGGTAAAAACAATATGCGGATCATCGCCGTCGAGCCTGCATCCTGCCCGACACTAACCCGTGGAAAATATGCCTTTGACTTTGGCGATACGGGCAAGATGACTCCTCTTATACGGATGTATACCTTGGGTTCCGGTTTTATTCCCTCCCCCAACCATTCCGGCGGACTCCGTTATCACGGCATGAGTCCGATTGTATCTAAACTCTATCACGACGGTTATTTCGAAGCACGTGCGGAGGAGCAATCCAAAATCTTTGATGCAGCAACCATGTTCTCCCGCTCCGAAGGAATCCTCCCGGCACCGGAATCTTCGCACGCTTTGAAGGTGGCCATCGATGAAGCCCTTCGCTGTAAAGAAAGCGGGGAAAAGAAAACCATTCTCTTTGGACTGACCGGTACGGGTTACTTTGATCTGGCGGCTTATATGAGCTACAATGACGGTACCATGACGGATTATATTCCATCCGATACGGACCTGGAAAAAGGGTTTGCCAGCTTGCCGGAGGTCCAAGTTAGGTTTTAA
- a CDS encoding HpcH/HpaI aldolase/citrate lyase family protein, translated as METTFFKAPEPFNKETPRAVLSYALGASLYMPGTRETIAKDIISRKNRGLASTVFCLEDSIGDAEVPYAEENLTKQVKEINKAFNSEEIEDIDLPLIFIRVRNPEQILKLAEKMGDSAKLVTGFIFPKFTSESHEYFEAVKTLNTQFTGPFYGMPIIESTQAIYRESRLRELMETKRLLDSYHDLVLNVRIGATDFSGYYGIRRGPDVTIYDITVIRDCIADIINVFGRVESDYVVSGPVWEYFTNGGRVLKPQLRKTPFEHFHDVHGNNRTKIRSQLLNKYVDGLIREVILDKENGIIGKTIIHPSHIIPVQSLYIVGHEEYLDALSIIENSNGLQGVMKSHYTNKMNEIKPHYNWAQKILLRARNYGVFHEQHNFISLFTEDIYI; from the coding sequence ATGGAAACAACCTTCTTTAAGGCTCCGGAGCCTTTTAATAAAGAGACTCCCCGAGCGGTTCTTTCTTATGCCCTTGGAGCTTCACTCTATATGCCTGGGACTAGGGAAACCATAGCAAAGGATATCATCTCCAGAAAAAACAGGGGCCTTGCGTCAACCGTGTTTTGTTTAGAAGACTCGATCGGGGATGCTGAAGTTCCCTATGCAGAAGAGAATCTTACGAAGCAAGTTAAGGAGATTAATAAGGCTTTCAACAGTGAGGAGATTGAGGATATTGATCTGCCTCTTATCTTCATTCGGGTTCGCAATCCGGAACAAATCCTAAAGCTGGCGGAAAAAATGGGTGACAGCGCAAAGCTCGTTACTGGTTTTATCTTTCCTAAATTCACATCGGAAAGTCATGAATATTTTGAAGCTGTTAAGACCCTCAATACTCAATTTACCGGGCCGTTTTACGGAATGCCGATTATAGAAAGTACCCAAGCTATTTACCGCGAATCACGTCTCCGCGAATTAATGGAAACGAAGCGGCTCTTAGACTCCTATCATGATTTGGTCTTAAATGTTCGCATTGGAGCGACGGATTTTTCCGGTTATTATGGAATCCGTCGAGGACCGGACGTGACTATCTACGATATCACGGTGATACGGGATTGTATCGCAGATATTATCAATGTTTTTGGACGTGTTGAGAGTGATTATGTGGTATCAGGTCCTGTATGGGAGTACTTCACCAATGGAGGAAGAGTGCTTAAACCTCAGCTTCGCAAGACTCCCTTTGAGCATTTTCATGATGTCCATGGAAACAATCGAACGAAGATCAGAAGCCAGCTTTTAAATAAATACGTTGATGGTCTAATTCGTGAGGTGATTTTAGACAAGGAAAATGGAATTATCGGCAAAACCATCATTCATCCCAGTCATATCATTCCTGTTCAATCCTTATACATTGTCGGTCACGAAGAATACTTGGATGCATTAAGTATTATAGAAAACAGCAATGGCTTGCAGGGTGTCATGAAAAGCCACTATACTAATAAAATGAACGAGATTAAACCTCATTATAATTGGGCTCAAAAAATCTTGCTTAGAGCGAGGAATTATGGAGTGTTTCATGAGCAGCACAATTTCATCAGTCTCTTCACCGAAGATATTTACATATAA
- a CDS encoding phosphoribosyltransferase family protein encodes MSSTISSVSSPKIFTYNLEGQRVSVTLKSNPFAFAPQVLFSLAARKNKKRGFLFVSNVLGKHVPVDPFVPLLAGIALAVQYMNKIHSVSHIDTQAIIQALKKNEDTQKAYEEVITKPRFVLPRETLFIGFAETATALGHAVFSMFDNAHYLHTTREQIPLLSSELSFKEDHSHAVNHRCYPLDAESLKNPKTIVLVDDEITTGNTALNIIRAINLKFPKTNYVVLSLLDWRTTENRADFRQLEEQLDIRIDTISLIEGEIEVSGVPVCEIMDQSNLGLESDVAAESLVFEEQRVLGLQDVIPVFSVDSTGYQSLSPYLKQTGRFGLSSKENQEILLSARTIGQMLKCDRSGIKTLCLGTGEFMYFPMLISAYMGNGISYHSTTRSPIFPFPKPDYAIKQAFSYPSPDDPGITNYIYNIPLNYYDEVYLFLEREVNRERLMPLIDIFCKLGIPRLVFVLGSSIYRKSGDRY; translated from the coding sequence ATGAGCAGCACAATTTCATCAGTCTCTTCACCGAAGATATTTACATATAACCTGGAAGGGCAAAGGGTATCTGTGACCTTAAAAAGCAATCCCTTTGCTTTCGCCCCCCAAGTTTTGTTTTCCTTAGCAGCCAGAAAGAATAAGAAACGAGGTTTTTTATTCGTAAGCAACGTTCTGGGGAAACACGTTCCTGTTGATCCTTTTGTACCTCTGCTTGCGGGGATTGCTCTTGCTGTTCAGTACATGAACAAGATACATAGCGTCAGCCATATCGATACTCAGGCAATTATACAGGCTCTGAAGAAGAATGAGGATACGCAAAAAGCTTATGAAGAGGTCATTACAAAACCGCGCTTTGTTTTGCCCCGGGAAACATTATTTATAGGATTTGCAGAAACAGCAACAGCGCTGGGACATGCTGTGTTCAGCATGTTTGATAATGCTCACTACCTTCATACAACCCGTGAGCAAATACCGCTTTTATCCTCCGAACTTAGTTTTAAGGAGGATCATTCTCACGCAGTAAATCATCGTTGTTATCCGTTAGATGCTGAATCACTTAAAAATCCAAAAACAATTGTGCTAGTTGATGATGAGATCACAACGGGTAATACGGCTTTAAATATTATTCGGGCCATAAATCTAAAGTTTCCCAAAACAAATTATGTTGTACTGTCTCTTTTGGACTGGAGAACAACAGAAAACCGTGCTGATTTCAGACAACTTGAAGAACAGCTTGATATTCGTATTGATACGATTTCCTTGATAGAAGGGGAAATAGAGGTAAGCGGTGTTCCCGTTTGCGAGATAATGGATCAATCAAACCTTGGATTAGAGTCCGATGTTGCGGCTGAATCTTTAGTTTTTGAAGAACAAAGAGTTCTTGGCTTACAAGACGTGATCCCTGTCTTTTCAGTTGATTCAACAGGGTATCAAAGCCTCTCTCCGTATTTAAAACAAACAGGACGATTTGGACTGTCTAGTAAAGAAAATCAGGAGATTCTTCTTTCGGCAAGAACCATAGGCCAAATGCTAAAGTGTGACAGATCAGGAATAAAAACCCTTTGCTTAGGAACCGGTGAATTTATGTATTTTCCTATGCTCATATCCGCTTATATGGGAAACGGAATAAGTTATCATTCCACAACGAGAAGTCCGATCTTTCCCTTTCCCAAACCAGATTACGCAATTAAACAGGCATTTTCATATCCCAGTCCTGACGACCCGGGTATTACTAATTATATTTACAACATCCCTTTAAACTATTATGATGAGGTTTACTTATTTCTTGAAAGGGAGGTTAACCGCGAGCGCTTAATGCCCTTGATAGATATCTTTTGTAAGTTAGGGATTCCTCGTTTGGTTTTTGTACTAGGAAGTTCTATATATCGGAAAAGTGGTGACCGTTATTGA
- a CDS encoding cysteine protease StiP family protein, with protein MNDKLFKHRIPDPIPMGCYSPEDVIFLLKNLNGLMTETDLQTREQIIQSGGHYSEMLPIEYEPTKEYLDLFHRTLQESASKVAQAVGLVAEQILRKNGTKMVLVSLARAGTPIGILIKRYLLEKKGLDLPHYSISIIRGRGIDENALLYILQNHRGAKLQFIDGWTGKGAITRVLSKACAEFNAKYEVEIDDDLAVLADPGHCVKTFGTREDFLIPSACLNSTVSGLVSRTVLRTDLIGETDFHGARFYEELRGVEVSNLFIDSIAKEFKKLDLQNSMFENSYDQAEVSWQGLKSLTNIKETYGIRDINFIKPGIGETTRVLLRRLPERVLVDSIENPNLKHIILLCEDKGVQVEEYPHLTYSCCGIVKQVSR; from the coding sequence TTGAATGATAAACTTTTTAAACATCGTATTCCTGACCCTATACCTATGGGTTGTTACAGCCCTGAGGATGTCATCTTCTTACTCAAAAATCTTAATGGGTTAATGACGGAGACAGATCTTCAAACGCGCGAGCAGATAATCCAGTCCGGCGGTCATTATTCTGAAATGCTGCCGATTGAATATGAACCAACCAAGGAGTACCTTGATCTTTTTCACAGGACTCTTCAGGAGAGCGCTTCTAAAGTTGCCCAAGCGGTAGGCCTGGTAGCAGAGCAGATTTTAAGGAAAAATGGAACAAAGATGGTGCTTGTTTCTCTCGCCCGGGCAGGAACTCCCATTGGAATCTTAATAAAGCGTTATCTTTTAGAAAAGAAGGGTTTGGATCTGCCTCACTACAGCATTTCCATTATTAGGGGTCGAGGTATTGATGAAAATGCTTTATTATACATTCTTCAGAATCACAGGGGTGCAAAACTTCAATTTATTGATGGTTGGACAGGTAAAGGGGCTATAACCAGAGTTTTGAGTAAGGCGTGTGCAGAGTTTAATGCTAAATATGAGGTTGAAATAGACGATGATTTAGCAGTCCTTGCTGATCCGGGGCACTGTGTGAAAACCTTCGGCACGAGAGAGGACTTTTTAATTCCCAGTGCTTGTTTGAATTCAACCGTCTCTGGGTTAGTGAGTCGAACCGTACTTCGAACGGATTTAATTGGAGAAACAGATTTTCATGGAGCAAGATTTTATGAAGAACTTCGCGGAGTAGAAGTTTCCAATCTTTTCATAGATTCGATTGCCAAGGAGTTTAAAAAGCTTGATCTTCAGAACTCGATGTTTGAGAATAGCTATGATCAAGCAGAGGTCTCTTGGCAAGGGCTAAAATCTTTAACGAATATCAAAGAAACCTATGGAATTAGAGATATCAACTTTATTAAACCAGGAATCGGCGAGACAACAAGGGTTCTTCTCAGGCGCTTACCCGAGAGGGTGCTAGTCGATAGTATTGAAAATCCAAATCTGAAACATATCATTCTATTGTGTGAGGATAAAGGAGTTCAGGTCGAGGAGTATCCTCACCTCACCTACTCATGTTGCGGCATAGTGAAACAGGTGTCAAGATGA
- a CDS encoding HAD family hydrolase produces the protein MNKMMFASDLDQTLIYSYRSCSNENVEIQIKPVEWLEDRYISYMTEMALGKLQHLAQELLFVPVTTRTKLQYQRINFSDYGIFCQYAVTSNGGRIFLNGIEDQDWMRQVSDGRKNCLAVEDLINRFNEIRHSSWVHQNSGKLADDLFFYCLIEREKIPVTELAAFKLWARDNNWELSIQGRKLYLVPINVNKKAAVQYIRAKEGIDQLVAAGDSLLDFDMLKTADFAVAPAHGELYSLYLQRTAGLEGIRFTEKNGIKAGEEILSYVAGTLSRSRDVVV, from the coding sequence ATGAATAAGATGATGTTTGCAAGCGATCTGGATCAAACCCTGATTTATTCCTACCGATCATGCAGCAACGAAAATGTTGAGATTCAAATTAAACCAGTTGAATGGTTGGAGGACCGATATATCTCCTATATGACGGAAATGGCCTTAGGTAAGTTACAGCACCTTGCCCAAGAATTATTATTCGTGCCTGTCACGACCCGAACGAAACTGCAGTATCAGAGAATAAATTTTTCCGACTATGGCATCTTCTGTCAATATGCAGTAACGAGCAATGGCGGGCGAATTTTCCTCAACGGTATTGAAGACCAAGACTGGATGCGGCAGGTTTCTGATGGCAGGAAAAATTGTCTGGCTGTTGAAGATCTCATCAATCGTTTTAATGAAATAAGACATTCTTCGTGGGTACATCAGAATTCCGGAAAATTAGCGGATGATCTATTCTTTTACTGTTTGATTGAACGCGAAAAGATTCCAGTCACAGAGCTGGCTGCCTTTAAGCTATGGGCGAGGGATAACAATTGGGAGTTATCGATTCAAGGGAGAAAACTATACCTGGTTCCGATCAATGTCAACAAGAAGGCAGCTGTTCAATATATTCGGGCAAAGGAAGGAATTGATCAGCTGGTAGCTGCAGGGGATTCTTTGCTGGATTTTGATATGCTTAAAACAGCAGATTTTGCGGTTGCACCTGCGCATGGGGAACTATATTCGCTTTATCTGCAGAGGACGGCTGGCTTGGAGGGAATTAGATTCACTGAGAAAAACGGCATCAAGGCTGGAGAAGAGATTCTCAGCTATGTGGCAGGAACACTGTCTCGGTCTCGGGATGTTGTAGTATAA
- a CDS encoding TerD family protein, translating to MGINLQKGQKIDLTKGNPGLTKIMVGLGWDEVSKPKAGGFLGGLLGGGGGAAIDCDASAILLDAQDKLTSKDRLVYFGNLQSGDKSVKHSGDNLTGAGDGDDEQIQVDLSSVPSAIQKIVFVVNIYDCVKRKQDFGLIANAFIRVVNPVNGQEFCRYNLTESYAGKTSLVVAEVYRHNNEWKFAAIGQGTNDTSLSELIRRYQ from the coding sequence GTGGGAATTAATTTGCAAAAAGGGCAAAAAATTGACCTGACTAAGGGAAATCCCGGTTTAACTAAAATTATGGTTGGTTTAGGATGGGATGAAGTGTCTAAGCCTAAAGCCGGGGGGTTCTTGGGAGGACTTTTGGGAGGAGGCGGGGGTGCCGCCATTGACTGTGATGCTTCAGCAATCCTTCTTGACGCCCAAGATAAGCTTACTTCAAAAGATCGCTTAGTTTACTTCGGCAATCTGCAAAGTGGGGACAAAAGTGTAAAACATAGTGGTGATAACCTTACCGGCGCTGGTGACGGAGATGATGAACAAATCCAAGTGGATCTAAGTAGTGTTCCTAGTGCTATTCAAAAAATCGTTTTCGTTGTTAATATTTATGATTGTGTAAAACGCAAACAAGATTTCGGTCTGATTGCTAACGCCTTTATTAGGGTTGTTAATCCAGTGAATGGGCAAGAATTCTGCAGGTATAATTTAACTGAGAGCTATGCCGGTAAAACGAGCTTAGTGGTTGCGGAAGTTTATCGTCATAATAATGAGTGGAAGTTTGCGGCCATCGGCCAAGGTACAAATGATACATCCTTAAGTGAACTCATCCGTCGATATCAGTAA
- a CDS encoding TerD family protein, giving the protein MAISLQKGQKVDLTKSNPGLTKIIVGLGWDVNKYDGGKDFDLDSSVFLLNAEGKVTNEKNFVFFNNPNSPDGSVNHTGDNRSGAGDGDDEQIKVDLAMVAGDVSKVTFTITIHEAQERNQNFGQVSNAYARVLNEASGEELIRYDLGEDFSVETAIVVGELYRHNTEWKFNAIGSGYQNGLAGLCKDFGLDV; this is encoded by the coding sequence ATGGCAATTAGTTTACAAAAGGGTCAAAAGGTAGATCTCACTAAATCAAATCCAGGCCTCACAAAAATTATTGTTGGTCTGGGTTGGGACGTCAACAAGTATGATGGCGGCAAAGATTTTGACTTAGATTCCTCGGTATTTTTGTTAAATGCTGAAGGAAAAGTTACGAATGAAAAGAATTTCGTCTTTTTTAACAACCCGAATAGCCCTGATGGTTCAGTGAATCATACTGGCGACAATCGTTCCGGTGCTGGTGACGGGGATGATGAGCAAATCAAAGTCGACTTAGCAATGGTCGCTGGCGATGTTTCTAAGGTTACTTTTACAATTACAATTCATGAAGCTCAAGAACGCAATCAAAATTTTGGACAAGTTTCCAACGCTTACGCACGTGTTCTGAATGAAGCTTCAGGAGAAGAATTAATCCGCTATGACCTTGGCGAAGATTTCTCTGTTGAGACTGCCATAGTGGTTGGCGAGCTTTATCGTCATAATACAGAATGGAAGTTCAATGCAATCGGTAGTGGCTACCAAAACGGATTGGCCGGCTTGTGCAAGGATTTTGGCTTAGACGTATAA
- a CDS encoding TerD family protein, protein MAVISLQKGQKVDLTKGNPGLSKIVVGLGWDTNKYSGGSDFDLDASVFLLDKNSRAGGLEDFIYYNNLVGGNGSVTHTGDNLTGEGDGDDEQVKVDLAAVPAHVERIAFTVTIHEAAQRSQNFGQVTNAFVRVVNEANGQEVMRYDLGEDFSVETALVVCELYRHQGEWKFNAIGSGFSGGLAALCTNYGLQVG, encoded by the coding sequence ATGGCAGTCATTAGTCTTCAAAAAGGACAAAAGGTTGATTTAACTAAGGGAAACCCTGGTTTATCAAAAATCGTTGTCGGATTAGGTTGGGATACTAATAAATATTCTGGTGGGTCTGATTTTGACCTCGATGCTTCGGTCTTCTTACTGGATAAAAATAGCCGAGCCGGGGGTCTGGAAGATTTCATCTATTATAATAATCTTGTCGGCGGTAATGGCTCAGTGACACATACTGGTGATAACCTCACCGGTGAAGGCGATGGAGATGACGAACAAGTTAAGGTTGATCTGGCCGCTGTACCCGCTCATGTTGAAAGAATTGCTTTCACGGTTACCATTCATGAAGCCGCTCAAAGATCACAAAACTTTGGTCAAGTAACCAATGCATTTGTACGAGTTGTCAACGAGGCTAACGGACAAGAAGTCATGCGCTATGATCTGGGAGAAGATTTCTCGGTAGAAACAGCACTTGTCGTTTGCGAACTCTATCGCCATCAAGGGGAATGGAAGTTCAATGCTATAGGCAGCGGTTTCTCAGGGGGGTTAGCAGCCCTTTGCACAAACTATGGTCTACAAGTAGGCTAA
- the hyfB gene encoding hydrogenase 4 subunit B: MPLLDELLFVFMLTFLLFGAFLSFILQKKPSLSILAGLTFANLASLCGLILGPTLLFYGRSLDVYLPWSVLGIELQFSLDPLGAFFITVISVLSLSVSIFSYSYSRAYIGKHNVGVLGLFYNLFIFSMLALVSSSNTFMFLFFWEIMSLVSYFLVVFEHQDSQVRKAGFIYIVMTHIGTVFIIIAFLMLYQETGSFRFVDYTYLSQHLSPTIKTVIFVLITLGFGTKAGIVPLHIWLPKAHPAAPSNVSALMSGIMLKTAIYGFIKIVIGVLGTGPVWWGVSILIIGTVSALLGVMYALMEHDIKRLLAYHSVENIGIILMGIGTALIFISYGREDLAMIGLTAGLFHTFNHAVFKGLLFLGAGAVHYATHTRDIEKMGGLLKRMPWTGFFFLIGSISISAIPPFNGFASEWMTYQALLALGTAKLGVGMNILGPVLGAALALTGALAAACFVKAFGIMFLALPRSIHAEKAKEVPRTMLVGMGLLASLCLILGVMPFIAIDLLGPVTASLLGVTTFHISGYRWLNVTLLMRQGNDVGSISIAPLIIFAVLVLSALVVFLIIHKYGKFKKARIDETWNCGVAQTPKMEYTATSFSKPIRIMFRGIFQPTRKIEKDYVSTPYFPSRIQYKGSIKAIFEDTLYRPQLRFFLKLADKVTILQSGSIQLYLGYIFVTLVVLLIFAR, translated from the coding sequence ATGCCATTACTTGATGAATTACTATTTGTGTTTATGTTAACATTCCTGTTATTTGGAGCCTTTTTATCTTTTATCCTACAAAAGAAACCAAGCCTGAGTATTTTGGCGGGATTAACATTTGCCAACCTGGCTAGTCTGTGTGGATTGATTTTAGGTCCGACACTTTTGTTTTATGGGCGTTCACTAGACGTATATTTGCCTTGGTCAGTTTTGGGGATAGAGCTACAATTCAGTCTTGATCCTTTAGGCGCATTTTTTATTACAGTTATTTCAGTGCTCAGTCTTTCAGTTTCTATCTTTTCCTATAGTTACTCGCGCGCTTATATTGGCAAGCACAATGTTGGAGTTCTGGGGCTGTTCTATAACCTCTTTATCTTCTCGATGTTGGCACTTGTGTCTAGCAGTAACACTTTTATGTTTCTATTCTTTTGGGAGATAATGTCTTTAGTGTCTTATTTTCTAGTGGTATTTGAACATCAGGATTCCCAAGTTCGCAAGGCCGGTTTTATTTATATTGTCATGACACATATCGGCACCGTGTTCATAATTATCGCTTTTTTAATGTTATATCAAGAAACTGGCAGTTTTAGGTTTGTTGATTACACTTATTTATCTCAACATCTTTCCCCGACGATAAAAACGGTTATCTTTGTTCTTATCACTCTTGGATTTGGGACTAAGGCAGGAATTGTCCCCTTACATATTTGGTTACCTAAAGCTCATCCTGCCGCGCCAAGCAATGTTTCCGCACTTATGTCCGGAATAATGTTGAAGACCGCGATTTATGGATTTATTAAAATAGTTATAGGTGTGCTAGGTACCGGACCAGTTTGGTGGGGAGTATCAATCCTTATTATTGGGACGGTTTCGGCTTTATTAGGAGTTATGTATGCTTTGATGGAGCATGATATTAAGCGTTTGCTGGCTTATCATAGTGTCGAGAATATCGGCATCATTTTAATGGGTATTGGCACAGCACTAATTTTTATTAGTTACGGCCGGGAAGATCTTGCTATGATTGGTTTGACCGCGGGATTATTTCATACCTTTAACCACGCGGTTTTCAAAGGATTACTCTTTTTGGGAGCTGGGGCAGTTCATTATGCAACTCATACCAGGGACATCGAAAAAATGGGTGGACTTTTAAAAAGAATGCCATGGACGGGATTCTTTTTTCTTATTGGTTCAATTTCAATTTCGGCGATCCCTCCTTTCAATGGCTTTGCCAGCGAGTGGATGACCTATCAAGCGCTATTGGCCTTAGGCACGGCGAAACTTGGAGTGGGTATGAATATTTTGGGACCGGTTCTGGGAGCAGCCTTGGCTCTAACCGGGGCTCTGGCCGCCGCGTGCTTTGTTAAAGCCTTTGGGATTATGTTTCTTGCCTTGCCCCGCAGTATTCATGCGGAAAAAGCTAAAGAAGTACCTAGAACTATGCTGGTTGGCATGGGCCTTTTAGCTTCGTTATGTTTAATACTTGGGGTTATGCCCTTTATAGCTATTGACTTATTAGGCCCTGTTACGGCAAGCCTCCTGGGAGTGACAACCTTCCATATCAGTGGGTATCGCTGGCTGAATGTTACTCTGCTTATGAGGCAAGGTAATGATGTGGGAAGCATTTCCATAGCGCCTCTTATTATCTTTGCTGTTTTGGTATTGAGTGCGTTGGTTGTTTTCTTAATTATTCACAAGTATGGTAAGTTTAAAAAGGCTCGAATCGATGAAACCTGGAACTGTGGAGTAGCTCAAACCCCCAAAATGGAGTATACGGCCACCTCCTTTTCTAAACCAATCAGAATTATGTTTCGCGGGATCTTTCAGCCAACCCGAAAAATCGAGAAAGACTATGTTTCCACACCATATTTTCCAAGCCGGATTCAATATAAAGGGTCTATAAAAGCAATCTTTGAAGATACCCTTTATAGACCGCAACTCAGATTTTTCCTGAAATTAGCGGATAAAGTTACAATTCTACAATCCGGAAGTATTCAGCTTTATCTAGGGTATATCTTTGTTACTTTGGTGGTTCTGCTGATTTTTGCAAGATAG
- a CDS encoding respiratory chain complex I subunit 1 family protein, with translation MLREAAIGAYQMLLIVLLAPLLTGIIKKTKAFFQTRKGPNIFQPYFDLYKYLQKESVVSEHTSWIFRVTPLIYISSMLVAAAIVPVVATHSLLGFAGDLILIVYLFALARFFLALAGLDAGSAFGGMGSSREMAVAAIAEPAFMLPLFTMAVAAGTTNLTGIVQGVVNGGEGVLTLAHLMSFVALFVVAVAETGRIPVDNPDTHLELTMIHEGMMLEYSGKHLALLSVAVSIKQLLIFTLLVNIFFPWGIAPVSASIGGLISGTLVFIFKVIILGIVMAVVETSFAKTRLFKVPDLLMGSFLIGLIGLVSKFVFRG, from the coding sequence GTGCTTCGAGAAGCAGCTATCGGTGCTTATCAAATGCTTTTAATAGTATTATTAGCACCTTTACTCACAGGAATAATCAAGAAGACAAAGGCTTTTTTTCAAACACGTAAGGGGCCTAATATTTTTCAGCCGTATTTTGATCTTTATAAGTACCTGCAAAAAGAGTCTGTGGTATCGGAACATACCTCCTGGATTTTTAGGGTAACTCCTCTTATTTATATTTCTTCCATGTTAGTGGCAGCCGCCATAGTACCGGTAGTTGCAACTCATAGTTTATTAGGCTTTGCAGGGGATCTCATTCTTATTGTTTACCTTTTTGCTCTTGCCCGGTTTTTCTTGGCTTTAGCCGGCTTAGATGCCGGAAGCGCCTTTGGCGGGATGGGCAGCAGCAGGGAAATGGCTGTAGCTGCGATTGCAGAGCCGGCATTTATGTTGCCTCTCTTTACTATGGCGGTTGCTGCGGGAACGACTAACCTTACAGGAATTGTGCAAGGCGTCGTTAATGGAGGAGAGGGGGTCTTGACACTCGCCCATCTTATGTCCTTTGTGGCCTTATTTGTGGTGGCTGTTGCGGAAACCGGACGAATTCCGGTGGATAACCCGGATACACATTTAGAGTTAACCATGATTCATGAAGGTATGATGTTGGAATACTCAGGAAAGCATCTGGCATTGCTGTCAGTGGCTGTTTCGATTAAACAACTGCTGATCTTTACGTTGTTGGTTAATATCTTCTTTCCTTGGGGAATAGCCCCCGTCTCGGCGAGTATAGGCGGGTTGATTTCAGGTACCCTCGTTTTTATTTTTAAAGTGATAATTTTAGGAATAGTCATGGCTGTTGTTGAAACTTCTTTCGCTAAGACAAGGCTCTTTAAAGTGCCGGATTTACTCATGGGGTCCTTTTTAATCGGCTTGATAGGACTTGTTTCTAAGTTTGTATTCAGGGGGTAA